The following proteins come from a genomic window of Spea bombifrons isolate aSpeBom1 chromosome 10, aSpeBom1.2.pri, whole genome shotgun sequence:
- the MTA2 gene encoding metastasis-associated protein MTA2: protein MAANMYRVGDYVYFENSSSNPYLIRRIEELNKTANGNVEAKVVCLFRRRDISSSLNSLADSNAREFEEESKQPAVGDQQRHQLKHRELFLSRQFESLPATHIRGKCSVTLLNETDILSQYLEKEDCFFYSLVFDPVQKTLLADQGEIRVGSKYQADIPDQLAEGESDNRNQQKMEMKVWDPENPLTDRQIDQFLVVARAVGTFARALDCSSSIRQPSLHMSAAAASRDITLFHAMDTLQRNGYDLARAMSTLVPQGGPVLCRDEMEEWSASEAMLFEEALEKYGKDFNDIRQDFLPWKSLASIVQFYYMWKTTDRYIQQKRLKAAEADSKLKQVYIPTYTKPNPNQIISVGSKPGLNGAGFQKGLTCESCHTTVSAQWYAWGPPNMQCRLCASCWIYWKKYGGLKTPTQLEGATRNIGEPHSRGHLSRPEAQSLSPYTTSANRAKLLAKNRQTFLLQTTKLTRIARRMCRDILQPRRAARRPYAPINSNSIKAECSIRLPKAAKTPLKILPLVRPPLATIVKELAAQAPLKPKTPRGTKTPINRNQLTQSRGVSVLPTKRAYDAVSGVGVVPPFSANGRSFSSGVRSSNQPNVKRQKLNLADAPNPVVFVATKDTRCLRKSLSHMEMRRAARRPNQPLKLKLPLPPRPASLLPTLSTTHPASTSEPIVLED from the exons ATGGCGGCCAATATGTACAGGGTGGGAG ACTATGTGTATTTTGAAAATTCATCGAGTAACCCATATCTCATACGGAGAATAGAAGAACTTAACAAG ACTGCCAACGGTAACGTAGAAGCAAAGGTGGTTTGTCTTTTTCGGCGAAGAGACATCTCCAGCAGTTTAAACAGTCTTGCAGATAGTAATGCGC GGGAATTTGAGGAAGAATCCAAGCAACCAGCAGTGGGGGATCAGCAGAGACACCAGCTGAAGCACAGGGAGCTTTTTCTTTCCCGGCAGTTTGAATCCTTGCCTGCAACACATATCCG AGGGAAGTGCAGCGTGACCCTGCTAAATGAGACTGACATTCTGAGCCAGTACCTGGAGAAGGAG GACTGCTTCTTCTACTCGCTTGTATTTGACCCCGTACAAAAGACCTTGTTGGCTGATCAGGGAGAGATTCGTGTTGGCTCCAAGTATCAAGCAGATATTCCAGACCAGCTGGCAGAAG GTGAGTCTGACAACAGGAACCAACAGAAAATGGAAATGAAAGTTTGGGATCCAGAGAATCCTCTTACTGATAGACAGATAGACCAGTTTCTTGTTGTTGCTCG GGCGGTTGGAACATTTGCTCGAGCTTTGGACTGCAGCAGTTCCATTAGACAGCCGAGTTTGCACATGAGCGCAGCAGCAGCATCTCGTGACATCACACTG TTTCACGCTATGGACACACTGCAGAGAAATGGTTATGATCTAGCCCGAGCAATGTCTACGTTGGTCCCTCAAGGTGGTCCGGTTCTGTGTCGTGATGAGATGGAAGAGTGGTCTGCATCAGAAGCCATGCTTTTTGAGGAGGCTTTGGAGAAATATGGAAAGGACTTTAATGACATTCGGCAAGACTTT CTTCCTTGGAAATCTCTGGCAAGCATTGTTCAGTTTTACTACATGTGGAAAACCACAGACAGATATATCCAGCAG AAACGTCTGAAAGCTGCTGAAGCAGACAGTAAACTTAAACAGGTCTACATCCCTACTTA cACCAAACCCAACCCCAATCAGATTATTTCTGTAGGATCTAAACCTGGACTTAATGGTGCTGGATTTCAAAAAGGTCTGACCTGTGAGAGCTGTCACA CAACAGTCTCTGCCCAGTGGTATGCTTGGGGTCCGCCTAACATGCAGTGTCGTCTTTGTGCTTCATGCTGGATCTATTGGAAGAAGTATGGAGGGCTGAAAACACCAACACAGTTAGAGGGTGCTACACGAAATATAGGG GAACCACACTCCAGAGGTCACCTCTCCCGTCCAGAGGCTCAAAGTTTGTCCCCTTACACGACCAGTGCCAACCGCGCTAAACTACTGGCTAAGAACAGACAGACATTCCTCCTACAGACAACAAAACTAACTCGTATTGCACGGCGAATGTGCAGAGACATTTTGCAGCCAAGGAGAGCTGCTCGTCGACCCTATGCGCCAATTAACTCTAACTCCATCAAGGCAGAAT GTTCAATTCGACTTCCAAAAGCAGCAAAAACTCCCTTGAAGATTTTGCCCCTGGTTCGTCCTCCCTTGGCAACCATAGTTAAAGAGCTGG CGGCTCAGGCCCCACTAAAACCAAAAACACCACGTGGAACAAAAACTCCAATAAACAGAAACCAGCTGACACAAAGCCGGGGTGTGAGCGTGCTACCCACCAAGAGGGCATATGATGCA GTGTCCGGTGTGGGGGTGGTCCCGCCATTCTCGGCAAATGGCCGTTCCTTCTCATCTGGTGTTCGTTCTAGCAATCAGCCAAATGTCAAGAGGCAGAAACTCAACCTTGCTGATGCCCCTAATCCTGTAGTGTTTGTGGCTACTAAAGACACAAG ATGTCTAAGGAAATCCCTGTCACACATGGAGATGCGCAGAGCTGCTCGTCGACCCAACCAACCATTGAAGTTGAAGCTACCATTGCCACCTCGACCTGCCAGTCTTTTACCCACCCTCAGTACTACCCATCCTGCTAGTACAAGTGAGCCCATAGTTCTGGAGGACTGA